GGTACCGGCAAGTCAAGCATGATCGCCGCAATGGCTAATTTTCTCGGGTAACATATACAAAAAGAAGACATAATAAGTTAACTTTAATACtaatctagtttttttttttttaactatatagCTTCATCTTGGATGTGTTACAGATATGACATTTATGATCTTGAACTAACGGAGGTGAATACAAATTCAGAGCTCCGGAAGTTGCTAATGAAAACAAGTTCAAAATCAATAATCGTAATAGAAGACATTGACTGCTCCATAAATCTAACAAATCGCAAAAAGAGCTCCAACGGAAGTGGGCGAAACAATGGTTCATTTGATGGTGATACAAGAAGTGGCCCGGGAGGTCCAATTGGACCTGGAGATCCGGATAATAATGGGGGAAACAACAACACTATTACATTATCCGGTTTGTTAAACTTTACAGACGGGTTATGGTCATGTTGCGGGTCAGAACGGATATTCGTGTTTACAACGAATCACATTGAAAAACTTGACCCGGCATTGTTAAGAAGTGGGCGAATGGATATGCATGTTTTCATGAGCTATTGCTCATTTGAGTCgcttaaaattttgttaaagAACTATTTGGGATTTGAAGAAGGGGATATCGAAAAAGAAGTGTTGGATGAGTTGGCTGCGGTGACGAATGAAGCCGAAATGACTCCTGCGGATATAAGTGAATTGTTGATCAAAAATAGGAGGGATGGTCATAAGGCGCTCAAGGAAGTGTTGGAAGTTTTGAGGAAAAAAAAGTCAGCGAATAGACGTCGGAGGGTGGTGGCAGAAGAGGAGGAGATGgcagaggaggaggagaagagGGCATTGGATAGTCCGAAAGAGGTAGGTGGTGGTGCGGCGACTGGTAGTGTCGACGACAATAATGTTAACGTGGATTATAAAAAAGGTGGGAATGATGGTGAAAAGGATAATGGACGATTATGTAATTGATTAAGTTAATGttcagttaattaattaatcaattagcTTTAGGTTCTTTTTTGTAAGTTTTGGGTTTAGTTAAATTATTAATTCTGTTAAAACAGGAGTTTTGGGATATGGAATGTAATGGGGATTGGATATTTGGAAAATGGAAAATTTCATAATACATATTTAGTTCTTCGTTTGTTTTTTACAAGTAAAAGTCTATTAccaaataaattaaacaaatttgaTAATACTTTTTTAGTTTGGAACACTAGATAATCTTGCGGCCACCTACAAGTAAAAGTCTATTACCAAATAAATTACACACTACTTCAAGCGGTATTTTGACCCTCCTGGATTACCAGATAGTAACAATTACTGTATTAATTAAGTTACATAtaattatttcaaaatattGTGTAAGTATCTAAATTCTATAGTATGATACGATCATcatttttgtattatttaaaGTGATCTAAAGTAACTTTAGTCGTTTACTGAAATAATGACAATATTCTATTATTTTCCAATTTACTAATGCAATATGAGTgcaaattttcttttaacaacaaatccTGTTTCAAAgattgaattttgatttttacttCAAGAGACAATGCCTTTATTAAATACACTAACACCATATCGATGTAATATGAATGCAACAATCTGATATCCAATTGATTTTGGGTTGGATTAGGACCCTCTACAATATGAGAGGTGAGGGATCTCAACATTTTGATTAAAATCATGAGTTATACTTCAAAGATGATTATTGAATTTTTACTTTTGATTATAATCCAACTTGACATCATTTGGGTTTACCTCctttatacacatatatgtacatTTTCAATATAATACTAATGGATTAGGATTCTATAAAGTTGATCAGTAAAGTTGGATAGCCATTGGATTAAATCAAATGCTaagattaaaatttgatttttaaattttgattattgGATCTAATCCAAAACTTTAAAAGATCTGAAtccaataataacaaaaattttaagaataattaagtatttaatgagTATAAAGGTGAGTTTTTTGTTTAGATTAGCCATAATTTCCATGATTAAATAATAACTTCAAGTATATTTAGGGACTGGTGGAGGATCATCATTGGTTGAGACAATGATACAATGTCCAATCTCTTTTGCATAATTAAAGTTGTTTTGAGAATCTAATAATTTCTAATGTTTCAAAAGTCGAATTATTAAGGTGTGGTAACGGGATGCACATGtgtctataattttttttttatatttatttccaAATATTATCAGAGCATTATACTATAATACGACGATGATAGTATGTGGTACAACTTATTAAGTGTGTGATTAAGCATATCAAATTTAATTCACTTGATATATAAGTCTCTCGAATCTTGACACAAgaatatcaaatcaaatttatCGTTTGTTGAGCCCCTGAGGGTCATGCAATGCTCTAATTGCATCTGCCATTACAAATGTAGTAGTTCATGTAGATATCATCATACGAACATGTTTAATCATAATACATGATCCAACATACAAtctacattaatatataaagtatgAACTACAATACTACATTCTTAATGACCGTTAAATTGAAGGGTTGCAATATTAGATATTTCATTGCTAAAATATGGTCAtgaggggaaaaaaaataacagATTGATACAATACTCGGATGtgacaatttaaaaaaaacttcatgGTTCAAGACTCTAAATACAACATATTGTGTCCATAAGATAATCTTTAATTGCTAATTAAGTATATCACTAATCATGAATACGAGATAATATACATGAACAAATGCTCATAATGATCTCACATAGTATTTGCATTACGACAAGTATAAGTGATATTAGAAAGACCTAACCTTTATGAGCCTATGTTAATCTACCTCTCATATATGAAACAGTGGATTTAATCCGCTAACTAAAATGTTACACAGTTATGATATATAGAGAAAGTGCGTGATGTGATTTGTTTGATTAGAAATGTTGGGAATTTGAAAGGCAGAAACATGGTGACAATGTGCAATAATGGTGCTCGATTGCACCTCAAAAGATTCGTACTTTGCTTCTAGTCGAACTAATCacacccatataattaatcttaTGTAATGTATCATATATTACAAACTTTAGAAAATACTATATGAGCTTTTAATGCACATTTTGATAAATTGATCAAAATCTATAATACCAATCTTACTCACTTcacatattaaaaaaactagcattgtacccgcgcaacTGCGGCGGCGGTGGCCACAATGCGATGGTGACGGGCGGCGGTGGCGACTGACggtggtgacgacgagtagtgtgggctattatgtaaatctaattaatataatggttagtatagttattttaaaggttgagggactaatggtgtttttgtttcatttagagCAGAGTTGTATCGTATTTAGGAGGTATTGTTTTAATGGAGAACAATTCTGACATTTTCCCTcctgtaactttcaacaagggatctattctttttaataagaagtatagataaatcAAATAATTGACAGCCATACATATTAGAAAGAGAAAATTTCTCGGATCGTCTTTGTGGTTTACCCTAAACATCATGTTTCgtcatttagtttttaaaatgacattGGTAATCCTTTATAGGTGGATAAGGTTCTGATCCAGTCCTTTAGGTTAACGTCCGTTTACTAGGCTCCGTTTTCTCTCTCACATGCAtcccacgtgagggtatttaCGTCTTTTATGACCCCTAAAGGATTAAACCTTATGCTTTTATCCTTTCTTCTTGCTACATTGTATAAAACCAAAATATCAATTCTTCACTACCAGATCTTCATATTTctcatacacatacacacataatCTTTAAATCTTAATTATCAATCCAATTCTTGTAGAACTCATCTCAAATTTTTCACAGTATCATAAAATCCATAAACCAGTTTCAATAAATCCTACCCAAATACATAAAAATCCTTAGTATATAAAACAGTTAATTAGAATACACATATAGAGCGATTTATATCTATTCACATTATCTTCTGCTACCTCTTGTTTCTTATAACACCAACACCAAATAGATTAAGCTAAACATCATATTCTGTCACGATgcttgtataataataataataataataataataataataataataataataataataataataataataatagttattgcTATAATTATCAGTCATTATCAGGTAGATCATCTTGGTATTTGATGCGCCCATctatcatcatcgtcatcataataataataataataataataataattctataCTTATCAAGTATTAACCCATCGCTTTTGATATATTATTTGCTACAAGCATGGAGCTTCAATCTtgtgtatatatacttatatatattggtGGTGTTAGATCTGGTTTCGCTGGAATCAGTTGCTGCTGCCGCCGCCACCGGAATATGCTGTTGCTGTCGCCGCCAGAATCTGTTGTTGCATCGCTCCTGCCAGGATTTGATGTTTCTGTTTGCGTTGAGCATAAATATACGTATCAAGTTTCAGTTATAAATCTGTTTTGAAGGTGAGGCAGAGACAAAAGTAACAGCAGCAGTTTCGTCATCGGGTCTTGAAGAGTTCAAAATAGTATTCTATCAAGTATCATTTTTGTGAGATGGGTTTTCACGATTTCAATCTTTTTCATCAAATCTTCAATTGCAATTTTTTGGTaaggaaaaagaaataaaatttcataaatatacattttggttataaaaatgtgtatatataattttggatTTGGTTAAAGATTGAAATTGGGTTTGAAATGAGATGATGTATATGATATTTTGTGGATTTGATGATTGATTGAAATTCTAGATCTGGATAAaatgatatgtttttgtttggaGAATGAtggaagaagaaagagaaatgTTGAAAAAATATCAAGTTTAGTCCTTTAAGGGTGAAAATGATGAAAATACCCTCACATGGGATGCATGTGAGGGAGAAACGGAGCCTAGTAAACGCGTTAACATAAAGGACTAGATGAGAACCTTATCCACCTATAAAGAATTACCaatgtcattttaaaaactaaagaaCAAAACGTAATGTTTAgggtaaaccacaaggacgatccGATAAATTTTCTCTATCagaaataaatcaaataattgactcataaaatatttactaaaatataatttgataCGGAGTATTATATTCTATGGCATATGTATGTGTGACACGTCAAACTGTTTATGCGgcatatcaatataataaaaaaaacttgaacttgaacatatttttatcttttatataaactttatttaaatatataacatagaTCTGGATTAAAATATACAGTATAACCTTTTGATTTCATGCAAAAAAAAGAAGTCAATGACTTAAGGATATAAATCAAAGAGTGGCTACGATGGACCTTCCAAAAGAAGCAGGTGATGTCCACGTTGAAATCCCTTTGAAAAGGAGAAAAGATGACTGTGTTTAGTGGATAAGATTGTAGTAAGGGTAATGTTGTAAAAACAGCAAAAAGAAGGAACATAATGAAATTATTTGGGGATTTTATGTTTGCAAAAAGTGAAAGATATAGATTCCAAAGCccaaaaagtaaattaaaaagtttgaCATAATTTCTTTGTTTGATTTTCCGTTATGAGTTGGAAAGCCTTTCTAGATTTTGTACACTTTTCTATTTCTAGTTTTGGTAGAAAAAAGCCATGTTGTATCTATAATATCGGTATATAGATAGTTAATTAAGCAAACTACAAAAGGGATTATTAATCAGATATAGAATCTTTTAGTCTCTTTGggttaattttaaattaataaagtaaagGTGAGATATAAACAGTTATAGATAGTACACAATTAACATTAAGGTGATAACTTCTTATTTAGAACTAACATTTCACGAACCCTCAAATGAGTATTAAGAGAATTATCACTATGGTAAGTGATACATCTATTTCAGATGTAGAGCAAACATGATTAGCTTATGTTACGAGTTACAACTGAAAGGTTATTGCAGATGTATTGGCGAAAACTTTCGCAACATCATCATAGAAAGCATAACTTTATCTTACATCCATATACTcgatcatttttagttttttactcACAGTCATAACTAAATAATTGTTTCAGTCTTAACTATAGTGTCacaatcaaaattttatatttactagGTTGAAAGGTGCATAatataatactccgtaattAATAAACAggtgaaatgaaataatatatagtataagAAATAATTTGAAAGTGAGATGGAATTGCAGTTTTGATGAGTGTTATTGGGTGGTTGATGTGGCTAAGCATAAGTtgtcacatatacatacaaacttTTGTCTTTGTTCTTTCTGTCCCTGTCGACCTTTCCTCTCTCTCTTATAAATAAGTTAGTTCACCCTTAAACATCACTAAAATCTAACATTATTTAATCGTGACGTCTTTAGTCAAGTTCATTTATGTTAATGAGGATTATGACAATGATTATTGTATATTTTACTATAATTGATGTTTAGAATGTTAATTGAACGTCACATTATTCAACTACTTGTAGATATCAGTAAAGGATAGTCGACTTGGTTTTCATCGACCAGTCACATAACCAACAACAAAGAGATAAATCATATATCTACAATAACGCTTAAAGAggcattaaataaaaaatttaaacctTTGGGCTTTACTTTTAGGTCAGAAAAAATCTTTATCTGTTCACCAAGTTAATCGATGTATATATGAATGTAGGCGAAAACACATATTAGTACTCTGAATTTAGTTAACCGGGTCTTCTATTACCTCAaactaaaaaatgtatatatgaatatagGAGCCATTTGATTTGTGGAATGCAATAAGATTGGAATTGAAAAATTTTACCTTCAAAATTCTTCTATAAATCAATGGTGCGTAATGAAAGAATCTAAATGCAAATGAATTACTTTAATCAAACGAAATTTGAGACTATCTAACTTTTCTTcattaaaatgaaatttttttaaaaatgatgaaTTAGTAATATCTATTGATTAAAAGAATTCATTCCATTTCAAATTTCTACATTAACCAATTCAGAACAATTTTGAAGGTGAAAATTTCCAATTTCGGTTTCATTATATTCCACTAACCAAATGACTTTTTATAAATGGTAATTGAATGAGAACTTTTTATCACATTTGTTATTTGGTACTCACTAATTTCCCAACTAGACTAGTGTGTAAGTGAATCTCACATTTAATAATATCCTGATTATAAATGGCTTTTTATAATCAACGTACGTGATTATCAAACAAATAGCaacttaaataaaaagattcaaTTCACATCATACTATATATGCATCatctttttttcctttgaaatacaAGTAAGTGGTTCAAAACATGTACAATCTCAACTAAAATGATGCGAATGGTGCCCAATtacgaaaaagaaaaagggacaAGATATTCATATCTTCTGATCGTCTGCTTTTTCCTATTCCTAATAAACACTTGTTCAAACATCAGAAGTATAATATTAGCGAGAAAAGGGGAATCATAATTCTCATGTGTTTTTGCACAATGAATTCATGAGAGTGGGCCCATTTTATTCACAAGAACAAATACATAAATACTTCAATCGATATGGAAATGGGCTGATATTATGGGAGTAGCCGAACCGTGTAGATTGTGCGATCCATAGATATTATCACGTGCCTTTGTTGTCTGGGATATATTTTCTCTTAGTTGATAATTACGAGAGTATGtcatgtataattttttatgatgtatcatttttttattaatttctaaaatttaaGCATCCTATGTCATTTAATTTATTCATAATCACTaatcctaatcatcattaattaatataaaaataaaataaaaagtaagaaaTTTACAAGCTTTAGGTTTGTCCGTGGTTGGACGCCCGGACGTTTGTCCGTGAGGTCTCAGGTTTGATACTCTCGGGTGTGAGATTTACAGGTTTTAGGTTTCTTGGGCTTTCGTGGAGCATTTACCGGGTGAGGCGGGCAGGGGAAAAGAAACGGGTCTTAGGTCAACGGTAACTAGTCCGGATACTCGTGGGCCCACCCTTgttgttctatatatatatatatatacatatcatatgttattttattCTTTCTAGCCTATTTCACACCACCAACTTTTAATCGTACACTATCAAACATGTATTAAGGTGTTGTACAATACAATAATGTAATACATTTTTAAACATTATTGTCGATGTATAaacatttaagttttttttatacaaatcaTGTATAATCATTTTTATACAAATCATGAAATCATAATTGTCGATGCTCAaacatttaagttttttttttttttttgaatgacttttaaacatttaagcTACTGATTGTTTTTGGCTCTTGCGTGCATCCGTGTGTGCACACACACATACCAAAGAATCCCACAAAACCCGTTACATTTTATTCGCTTAATTAATTGAACAAACCCAACGAGCCAAGAAAAGAAGCCGTGTCAATGGTGTCACTACCAAAGACATCTTCAACGAGTCCAGTTTTGATGGGCCGGGTTATTTTATGTTGAGTTTTACTTGgacctatatataatatattgggctaaatttcaaacaaaaaaaatgggttctttTCTAAGTTGGGTCAACCCACAAATCTATTAACCAAAAATGACATATTGACCAAACACAGTTGATTAAAGTGAagcctaaaaaataaaaatgattgaagTGGAGTGCCACCAAACTATAGTGTAACACAATCTTTGCCGCTCGAAATCAGTAAAAATGACGGGGAATTATCAGGCATGAACTTTACTTTCTCACTTTTTAAccatttgtttttataatacatattgagttttttatttacttttataatgTTATGTTTAGTTGGATTACAGTTAAATTACTCACTGTATTTAGCtttctttgatttttcatcTGTAATTAGAAGTGAAACTACATAAGCGAGTAGCTCTATGATTAGTTTAGTATTATTTACAGTTAATTTGCTTGAGTGTAGATGTTATTTTGATGTGATATAAACCATGCTTTGCCCTTGGGCATGACTGTGTGGAGTCATgggcggtaccacatggggggCAAAGGGGGCAATTGCCCCcttcaaaatttagattttgtcatgtattttcaaatttttcatcgattttaaaaaatttcttataggCTTTTAACACTTTgaccccttttatatttatatttcacggattttttaattttgccccccTCTGAgatttttttctggtaccgcTAGTACTACTGTGGACTATTCAAAAAGTTGTTAAATTTAGTTATGATATGTAAAGCCTAAATTAAATAATCCCTTAAGCTTTTAGCCATGATACGTAAGCCTAAACATCGACCCAGAAACAGACCTTATAACGATATTCTGACGAATGAAAACTTGAAAGAATCGAGACGTGTTTAACATTGAATGAGGTTTATATGTTAGGGGAATGGTTTTGATAGTTTAAGAATGTAATCGATAAGAGGTTCCGTGGTTCTTTTGCATTGTTTTCTTTAGATAATAAAGCTTTGACTTTGATTGTGATGGATGAAGTTTCTTTTACTAATAAAAGACATGAATAAGTAAAAAATGGGATGCAAGACATTTTCTACCGCCCTTTAATATAATGAAATTGATTCAGCTCTTACTTTGCTACCTAAAGCTCAACGCCTCAACTAATTCTTATATATCCAAGTTTTAAGTAATATTGATTAATGTTTCAGCCTTGCTATTGAAAAATTGTTGCTAGTGTATATTTTGTAACAATTAGTAACAGTGTGTGTTTGCAATATGCGCTTGCGAATAGTTCCGTTTATGTTTGTAAGCAAAGAGATGTTGTAATAATGTTGTGCAAGTATTTTGTTTAATGTTGTCTCTGCCTGCTACAATTATTGCATATTTGTACCAGATTGTGAAGGGATAGAAGTACTATTAGCGaggtttatttatttgttatttttagcCGTATCTCCAAAATGAGGTCACGAGGCGAGTTCGTTAGGAACTCCTAACAACCTTGAGAACCCTGGAACAATCTGTGCCTTTAGAGAAAACAAATGTATGGTACAGAATGAGTCAAATCAAACGTGAATGAAATCTCGCATATCACATGTGATTTAAGATGTAATCATAGGTGATAGAGGTGTCATTAGCCGTCCTAGATGGACGCCGTACAGTTTTTTCATAGTCGCCTTAGTAATCATCTTGTTTTATTAAGACCAATtacaaaagtttttgtttttctttgattaagTGGTGATACATGATAGAGTGATAGACCTTTCCACCTAGAATGTGCGTGTACGCTTCTAAGAACTTTATAGTGCTTTTCATCCTCATGCATATACGTGAAGATTGATTATAATTGTGCAAGTATATTGAATGCAGCAACAGCAAAAGTTAGTTCAAACTTCTCCACAGGctgatgatgaatttgagttAGTTATGGAGCTTTCTGAAAAAGATGTGCTCTTTGAGAAAAAGAAGGTTAGGAATTATGATTTGGTCTTACAGAACGTCGATGATCTCTTATTAATTGGTTTTGCTTCTTGAGTTGTTTCATATGTTCTTAAACCTCATTTTTTTGATAGAAACTGCTAGAAACCAAAGGGtttgacccaaatggaaaagtTTTAATCAAGAGCACTTGTAGTGCAGAGTTGGTGAATTCCATATTGGAAGAGATGCTTCAGAGAGCAAGAATAATAAATTCTGATGAGGTAAATGATCTTCGTAAGTTGTGTTGCTTGCTGATAATGGTGGTTGTTTACTTCATCGGTAAATTTTTCTAAGTTGGTCTCTTGTATCATTGTGTGCCAAGTCTCCTCTTAAGTAATCTGTAATATAATCAATACCAACATGaaacttgttttt
The sequence above is drawn from the Erigeron canadensis isolate Cc75 chromosome 4, C_canadensis_v1, whole genome shotgun sequence genome and encodes:
- the LOC122595437 gene encoding AAA-ATPase At5g57480-like → MKELWTTMASLMGVLAFCQTLLHTVIPPELRFAVLKLFQRLFNCFSSYCYFEITEIDGVNTNELYNAVQLYLSSSASSTSSAAAATSNRLSLTRGLNSSAITFGLSNNDRLSDVFNGVSVVWEHIVTPRQSQTFSWRPLPEEKRGFTLRINKKDKPYILESYLDFITEKANEIRRKNQDRLLYTNSRGGSLDSRGHPWESVPFKHPSTFDTLAMDPVKKQEIKSDLRDFADGQAFYKRTGRAWKRGYLLYGPPGTGKSSMIAAMANFLGYDIYDLELTEVNTNSELRKLLMKTSSKSIIVIEDIDCSINLTNRKKSSNGSGRNNGSFDGDTRSGPGGPIGPGDPDNNGGNNNTITLSGLLNFTDGLWSCCGSERIFVFTTNHIEKLDPALLRSGRMDMHVFMSYCSFESLKILLKNYLGFEEGDIEKEVLDELAAVTNEAEMTPADISELLIKNRRDGHKALKEVLEVLRKKKSANRRRRVVAEEEEMAEEEEKRALDSPKEVGGGAATGSVDDNNVNVDYKKGGNDGEKDNGRLCN